TCTCATATTCCAGGAGGCAGCAGGAGTTCCAAGCATATTGACTATAACTACAAGTGGCGGGAAGAGATATGCGCAGACGGTTTATGGAGCTAAAATGCCGGAGGACATGTTCGCAAATGCTGCTGATAAGAGGGTTGACCAGCTGAAGTATCCCCTCACTCTGGGGACATTTGATGCTGTAATGGATGCCATAATCAAAGGGGATCCGTATCCTATCAAGGCTCTCTTCGTTATCGGAACTGCTCCAATGCATAGAGACATGGATTTAAACAAGGTGATAAAAGCATACGAGAACCTCGAGCTCATGGTATTCATAAATATCCTATATCAGGATGATGTAGACTACGCTGACTATGTTTTGCCGGATACAACATTTATGGAGAGAGAAGATGTTTTTTCCACTGCTTGGACGCCACATGCTGTAGTACAGAAGACAAACAAAGTCCTGGATCCCCCCGCAGATGCTGATCCAAGAGACGTTCTCTGGGTAATGTTCGAAATAGCTAGGAGAGCCTTTCCTGAAAGAGCCTATGCCCTAGGATGGAGCGACGACTATGCAGACTATTCTAAATACAAAACAAACTTTGTTCCAATGGTGCAGAATTCAGTTATTTCCGGAGTTGCCAGCAAGTGGAACATACCTGTTGACGTGCTGAAAGCTCAGCTCCAGAGCAATGGCTTCTACATTCTGAAGAAGAAGAGCTATTATTCAAGACCTTACAAGACACCCCTAGGCACACCCAGCGGGAAGGTGGAGATATACTCACTTTCCGCACTCGGCTCAGGCCTGGATCCCCTTCCAAAGCAATCCCCTCCATCGTATACTCTTCCCAGCGCTTCGAATGAGTTCTACCTCGTCAATGCAAAAGGCCCGCTGACAAGCCAGCAGGCTACAATACTCGAGCCTGCCAAGTACTTGGATGATAGGACAGTGTGGATGAATCCAGAAGATGCATCGAGACTTGGAATAAGGGATGGAGACACGATAGAGCTCGAAAGCTTAGACATTCCCGGAGTCAAGGCCCAATGCGAGGTTAGATTAACAACCAGAGTTAGGAAGGGAGTTCTCTATGTATATGCCCAGACCGGAGGCAGAATAGGAAAATGGCTTCTGAACATGAAGCACTTCTCAACACAGGGAATAAATCCTGAAGCCTTCGCTGCTGCCAAAGTTACTCCCATAATCGGAGCAGGGACTGCGAACAGCACAGTCAGGGTGAGAAGAGCATAGGTGATGCAGCATGGTCAGATATGGTTTCCTATACGATGAGAGCAGATGCATATCGTGCTTATCCTGTGTCATAGCATGCTCGTCGAACAACTATGGAGAATTCATGGAGGATCAGAATCCGAATCCTTTCTGGAGGACGTTAGCTACAAACATAAGAGTTGTTATCAAGGAGGTTGGAAGGGCAGAGATCAACCTTCTCTCTTGCCAACACTGCGAGAGACCCCCTTGCGTTGAGGTTTGCCCAACAGGAGCATCCCACATTGACAGAAGCAATGGGCTCGTCGAAATAGATTATGAGAAATGCATAGGATGCAAGGCCTGCGTAACTGCCTGTCCCTACAACGCCAGATGGCTTGATAAGGTCAAGATGCTTCCCATGAAGTGCATGGGAGAAGCATGCAAGGCTAGAGTGAGCAGGGGGGAGCTTCCGTTCTGTGTGGCCGTCTGCCCAGCAAATGCTAGAGCCTTCGGAGACCTGGATAATCCTAACAGCGACATAAGCAAGAGAATAGCAACTGCCAAGACAGTTAGGCTCAAGGAATCACTTGGAACAGAACCAAAGTTCTTCGTTGTTAGGGGGTGAGGAAAGATGAGGAGAATGTATGCTCTGCTAACTAGCCTGGCTCTTTTAATAGTAGGGGTTGTTCTCGGCTTCATTGGTTTCAGACTCAAGGAGGTTGGAGAAATAGCCTGGGGATTTCTTGTTCCAGGTTACATGTTCTTCGCAATGACAGCAGCTGGTGCAGCTCTCGTTACTCTTGCCCCCTCCTTATTTGGATTCAGCGGGAAGGAAGGAGAGCTTAGATCCCTCAGAAAGCTGGCCCTCTGGTTCGCTGCAGGCACGCTAATACCCTCATGGTTCCTGATACTCCTAGATCTCTCCAGACCTCCAGAGTTCGTTGAGATATTCCTTAGCTTCAATCCCAGCTCTAGAATAGCATGGATGGGAGTGTTGTATCTGACAACGTTCATTGTCCTGGTTGTAGAGCTTATATATGCCATCGTAAAGGAGGAAAGAGGTGAGGGGGTCCAGGGTAAAGCTCTAGGTGGGATCATCCTCACAATAGTAGGGACAATAGTTGAGCTCTTGCTCATCTCGAATCTCTCACAAGTATTCGGCGTCGTTCAAACA
The window above is part of the Fervidicoccaceae archaeon genome. Proteins encoded here:
- a CDS encoding 4Fe-4S dicluster domain-containing protein → MVRYGFLYDESRCISCLSCVIACSSNNYGEFMEDQNPNPFWRTLATNIRVVIKEVGRAEINLLSCQHCERPPCVEVCPTGASHIDRSNGLVEIDYEKCIGCKACVTACPYNARWLDKVKMLPMKCMGEACKARVSRGELPFCVAVCPANARAFGDLDNPNSDISKRIATAKTVRLKESLGTEPKFFVVRG
- the nrfD gene encoding NrfD/PsrC family molybdoenzyme membrane anchor subunit, yielding MRRMYALLTSLALLIVGVVLGFIGFRLKEVGEIAWGFLVPGYMFFAMTAAGAALVTLAPSLFGFSGKEGELRSLRKLALWFAAGTLIPSWFLILLDLSRPPEFVEIFLSFNPSSRIAWMGVLYLTTFIVLVVELIYAIVKEERGEGVQGKALGGIILTIVGTIVELLLISNLSQVFGVVQTFPAWHGSYLVGFSSYISLYWSVSSPHLCSPASHSGFHRA